A stretch of the Aegilops tauschii subsp. strangulata cultivar AL8/78 chromosome 4, Aet v6.0, whole genome shotgun sequence genome encodes the following:
- the LOC109754538 gene encoding flavin-containing monooxygenase FMO GS-OX-like 8, with translation MDTACGSDPPQSKKVCVIGAGMAGLAAARELRREGHDVTVLEQSGDVGGQWLYDPRTDAADPLGVAAPVKVHSSMYASLRLISPRQSTGFTDFPFCPKSGRDDRRFPGHREVDLYLKDFCDAFGLMDAVRLNTRVLRAAMTPARRWAVRSVDLGVGECDGADEKKLDAYVDEVFDAVVVATGHYSQPRLPSIKGMETWRGRQMHSHSYRVPEPFRGEVVVVVGCGESGKDIAMEIRGVAKEVYLVAGSMEAVTPGLSKVLAKHSANLHLRLEVERLCEDGRVAFKDGGGSSSSVAADTVIYCTGYSYSFPFLETGGAVTVDDNRVGPLFEHVFPPSLAPSLSFVGVPRKIFAPRFFEIQARWVAQVLSGRRALPAEEEMRRSVEEFYRARDAAGVPRKYTHEIGRREPTYMDDFGEKYCDFPRVEGWRHELLGSFVRGMMENLETFRDDYQDSDSIHRAMQEWHLSCVQSSPPSCCSYAESQAAVPAQLVSVNQHND, from the exons ATGGATACGGCCTGCGGCAGCGACCCGCCGCAGTCGAAGAAGGTGTGCGTCATCGGGGCCGGCATGGCCGGGCTGGCCGCGGCGCGCGAGCTGCGCCGGGAGGGCCACGACGTGACGGTGCTGGAGCAGAGCGGCGACGTCGGCGGGCAGTGGCTGTACGATCCGAGGACTGACGCCGCCGACCCGCTCGGCGTGGCGGCGCCGGTCAAGGTGCACAGCAGCATGTACGCCTCGCTCCGGCTCATCAGCCCCAGGCAGAGCACGGGCTTCACCGACTTCCCCTTCTGCCCCAAGAGCGGCCGCGACGACCGCCGCTTCCCGGGCCACCGCGAGGTGGACCTGTACCTCAAGGACTTCTGCGACGCGTTCGGGCTCATGGACGCCGTGAGGCTCAACACCAGGGTCCTGCGCGCCGCCATGACGCCGGCGCGTCGGTGGGCGGTGAGATCCGTGGACCTCGGCGTCGGGGAGTGCGATGGTGCCGACGAGAAGAAGTTGGACGCGTACGTGGACGAGGTGTTCGACGCCGTCGTCGTCGCCACCGGCCACTACTCGCAGCCAAGATTGCCAAGCATCAAAG GCATGGAGACGTGGAGGGGGAGGCAGATGCACAGCCACTCGTACAGGGTGCCGGAGCCGTTCCGCGgcgaggtggtggtggtggtcgggTGCGGGGAGAGCGGCAAAGACATCGCCATGGAGATCCGCGGCGTGGCCAAGGAGGTGTACCTCGTCGCCGGGTCCATGGAGGCGGTCACCCCAGGCCTGTCCAAGGTGCTGGCCAAGCACAGCGCCAACCTCCATCTCCGACTTGAG GTGGAGCGTCTGTGCGAGGACGGGCGGGTGGCGTTCaaggacggcggcggctccagctcCAGCGTCGCCGCCGACACGGTCATCTACTGCACGGGGTACAGCTACTCGTTCCCGTTCCTCGAGACGGGCGGGGCGGTGACCGTGGACGACAACCGCGTGGGCCCGCTGTTCGAGCACGTGTTCCCGCCGTCGCTGGCGCCGTCGCTCTCCTTCGTCGGCGTGCCGAGGAAGATCTTCGCGCCCCGGTTCTTCGAGATCCAGGCCCGGTGGGTGGCGCAGGTGCTGTCCGGCAGGCGGGCGCTCCCGGCGGAGGAGGAGATGCGTCGGTCCGTGGAGGAGTTCTACCGCGCCAGGGACGCCGCCGGCGTGCCCCGCAAGTACACCCACGAGATCGGCAGGCGGGAGCCCACG TACATGGACGATTTCGGGGAGAAGTACTGCGACTTCCCTCGCGTGGAGGGGTGGAGGCACGAGCTGCTGGGGTCGTTCGTGCGCGGCATGATGGAGAACCTCGAGACCTTCCGCGACGACTACCAGGACAGCGACTCCATCCACAGGGCTATGCAGGAGTGGCATCTCTCTTGTGTGCAAAGCTCGCCACCTAGTTGCTGCAGCTACGCAGAGTCACAGGCAGCCGTCCCTGCCCAGCTCGTCTCCGTCAACCAGCACAATGATTAA